The Streptomyces uncialis genomic interval TGATGACCATCAACTGACCGCTGTTGAGACGCGCGAACCGGTACAGCGACGTGTCGGTGAGTACCTCGTCCATCGCGTCCAGGGCGGCGATCTGTTCAGCGCTGAGGCCGGGCACACCGGGGGTGGTGTGCCCGCTGTCGATGTACTGCCGCAGGTAGTTGATACGCATGCCGGCTGGCGTGTCTTCGAGGACCGGCCGCAGGACCGTACAGGGTCCGATGCCGCTGGTGTCGCGTGAGTCGAAGTGGAAGTTCTGCGCCAGGACCGCCAGTACTGCGGGTCGTGGCCGGAGCCGTTCGATGATGTCCTCGACATGTAGGAACACCGACTCGCCGCCGCTGATCGCCGGCCGATGGCAGTAGAGCGTGAAGTAGTCCGGTATATGCCCTGGCCGGTGCATTCCGTCGGTGTGCAGATGACCGCCGAACCGTGTGTCGGAGTAGCGCGCGGAGCGGCTCATGGTGATGTCGGAGCCGCGATCGCGGACTTCACGGATTCGCTCGCCCTCGAAGTCCTGGGGCATCACAGTGCCCAGTACGTGGGAGACCGCGATCAGCAGCGATCTCGCGTCGGTCAGTACCAGGTCCTTCGGAGCCTGGAGAACCAAGTAGCCACGGCCGTGGCGCAATTCGCGACGGGCGACTTCCCGAAGCGCCGAGGCGGCGGTGGCCGGGATGCCGCGATCGCGGATCTCCTCGACCGTCCTCGCGTCGAATGCGATGTCACTGCTGCTGGTCATGTTGCTCCCTACTCATGCGGGGAAGGCGAACTCAAGTCCTCGTGCGGGGCCTTCGCATCCGCGCTGCGGCGTGACTCGGTGATGCCGAATGCGGCGACCACGGCGATCGCGGCGGGAACGGCGGCCCACTGGAAGACAGTGCGCAGCGAGTCGCTGATCGCCGCCGCGGTAGCGTGCGCGGTCCCGGCAGGCATCGCGGCGAGGGCTTCGGGGGTGATCGCAGAGGCATCCGGCAGGCCCTGGACTGTGGCGGCGCTCTGCGTGTACAGGGCAGCGAACAGGGTCCCCCAGATCGCGACGCCGAGTACCGCACCGAAGGAACGGGCCAGCATCACGAGCCCCGTGCCGACGCCTAGGTCGGCCTTGGGCACGGCGTCCTGTGCGGCGAGGACGATGAGCTGCATGGTCATCCCGAAGCCCGCGCCCAGGACCACGACGGAAACGATCACTTGGGCGAGAGGGGCATCGTCCGGAATGAACGCGAGGGAGAGAACGCCAGCAGCGGCTAGCAGGGTGCCGAGCCGCGGGAACATCCGGTACGAGTCCCGGCGGCTCGCCAGTGCCCCTGCGGCGGTGGAGACCACGACGACCGTCATCATGAACGGCACCAACAGCAGCCCCGCTTCGGTCGCCTCGACGCGCAGCGCGTACTGCAGGAAGGTCGACAGATAGGTCACCACGATGAACAGCGTCATCGCCATTAGCCCACCCACCACCAGGGGGGCAACGAACCGGCGCTGCCGAAACAGGCGCAGCGGAACGAGCGGTTCCGCCGTGCGCAGCTCGACAAGAATGAACGCAGCCGTGGACAGCACCGCGACAGCCGCAAGGCCCAGAATGACTGGCGACGACCACGCGTACCGACTGCCGCCCCAGTCGAGCGTCACCAGAGTGCTCACCAGCATCAGGGTCATCACCGCGATGCCAGCGATGTCGAGGTGGGCACCGCGGCGCCGGGCGCCCACGGGGATGGTCGCCAGTGAGGCTGCAGCAATCAGGGCGCACAGCGGAATGTTGACGAAGAAGATCCATCGCCAGCTGGCGTACTCGGTGATGTACCCGCCGACCAGTGGGCCGACGATCGAGGCAAGACCGAAGACCGAGCCGAGGAATCCCTGGTATCGGGCCCGGTAGCGGGTGGGAACGGCCTCGGCGACGATGGCCAGCGCCAGGGTCATCAGCGCCCCTCCGCCAGCGCCCTGGAGAGCCCTCGCGCCCACCAACTGCCAGAGTTCCTGCGACAAGCCGCCGAACAGGGACCCGAGCGCGAACAGGGTCATCGCGGCGAGGAACACCGGACGGCGCCCGTACAGGTCGCCGCACTTGCTTGCGATCGGAGTGGCGACCGCCGCCGCCACCAGATAGGACGTGACGATCATTGACATACTGGTCAGGCCGCCCAGCTCGCCTGCGATCGTCGGCAATGCCGTCGCGACGACGGTCTGTTCGAGTGCGGCGAGCAGTACTGCGAGGGCCAGCGTCGCCATAACGACGCCGACATCACGCCTGCCCGGCACCGTGACGTCTTCCGTTGTCTCTGCCGAAGTCATTGCTGCATCATCCCCCTCCCACCAATGTGATCCGCCGATGTTAGACAGCCGAGCAGCGGCAGTCGGCTCAACCCGAAGCGCTCCTTCCACCCGTCGTTGCGCCGGCCGCCCTCCAGAACGGCACACCCGCTGAGCACGGCAGCCTCGATGGTGGACCGCAACATGACCTGGTAAGGGCTGAAAGACAGCTCGGCGGTCTCCACGGTGCCGCCCGCCCAATTATGGAAACGCCGTCCGTCGAGTAGCGACACCGAGGCAGCGACGATCTCGGTGCCCCGGCGGATCATGATCAGCCGTATGTGCGCCCGTAGCTCCATGCCGAACCGGGTGAGGTGCTCGATGTCGTACCAGCCGGGATTGCCATGCTTGGCGGAGGTGAGGCCGCACAGCCGGGCCGCCTCAGCCATGTCCGCCTCCTCAGGCGGTCCGACGGTGACGTGGTAGCCCGCGGCATGCATCGCCCGGGTGTGCCGGCGCATTTCCTGTCGGACCCGCGGACGCAACCGGGCCAGGTAGTCCTCGACGGAGTTCATGCTGCGGAGGTCGAGGACGTATCGCGCGTCGATGGGCTGCACGTCCGCCCCCACATCGATGAGCAGGTCGGCGAGGACATCGCCGGCGGGAACGTTCACGAACCCGAATGCCTGGGCGCCGACGTCGCGGGCGAGTGAGCCGAGCGCCGAGCGTACCGCCGCGAGCGTCCCGGGGTTCGGATCGACTGCAGGGAGACGCGAGTCGTAGCAGTGCCAGTTGTGGCTAAGCAGGAGCGGGCGCCCTGCGGGTGAGAACCCGGCGAGCAGGGACGGGCACACACCCAGCGGATCGTCCGCAGGCAGCAGGAACACCGGCAGAGCCACTGTCAGCCGTGATGTGCGAGTCGAGCGCACTCCGAGGAAGTACATGCCCAGGGTCGTCCGCAGCGGGTACGCCCGGTAGGCGTGCAGCAACTCGGAACGGTGGAAGATGGACGCCTCGCTACGTTCGACGACGTCGTTCCAACTGGGGTCCTCCAACAGGTGATCGCCGATCTCGACGACGGCCTCCGAAGCGGTCCTCATGCACGCGGAGACAGCTGGTCGGCGAGGGCGAGGCTCGTCGGGTGGACATCGCCCCAGACCGTGGGAACGAAGATCTCGTCGCTGGCCCGCACCACCTGGCCGGAACCGGACGTGACCAGGCGAAGACCTGGTGCCCACGACTGCTCGGAGTGCTCGACTACGTGGGGGACCGGGGTGTCCTTCTTAAGTCGGGACCACGTGCTGAGTGGCAACAGGCGTACACACGTGTGGCGGTTGCGGCCCAGTGGCGACACCGTGTCGGTGGAACCGATGACGCGTGGACGGAGGTCGGCCGAGTAGTAGCGCCGTGCCTCCTGTGCCATACGCTCGGCGGCTTCGGCGCTGCCGCGACGGGCCAGCTCGTCGCGCAATGCCAGGCGGGCGGCGCGATCGACGCGTTCCTCTGCGGCCTGCCGCAGCACCAGCGCTTCCGGTCGGGTGGCGGAACGAACCTCGTGCTCCGGGTACACATTGCCGGTGACCGAAAGTAGTTGAGCGAGCACGTCCTGGGCCTGTGCGGCGCGGCACAGTTCTTCCACCGTTGCCCAGTCGGTGCTTGCTGGCTGCTGAAGGATGGTGTGGAGATCGTTCACGTCCTTCATGGACAGCACGCTGTCGTTGAGCGCATGGGCTGCTATCAGTGCCAGCTCTGTCTCGCAGTCGGGCACCGTCGACCTGACACCCATGACGTCGGCAATACGCCATCCGGTCAGCGGCATGTTTCCGGCGTGCCCCACGGAGAACGGTCCGATGTGTAGATCTACTCGGCTTACCGGCGTTTCGTTGTCGGGCAGGACGAGGGTCAGCTGACCATAAAGATGACCGCCGTCGGTCCACTTCAGCCAGGAGAACTCGGTGGTGTCCCAGTCCCAGCCGCGTGCGCGCAGCATTTCGACGACAGACCAGGCCGAGGACCAGTCGCGTACGTGCAGGTCTATGTCGCCTTCGTGTCGGAGCTCGGGTCGCGCGTAGTGCTCCCGGAGGGACAGCCCCTTGATCACCTGTGCGTTGCGGGCGGCTGCGCCGGTCAGGACAGTGAGGGTCTCGTCGTGTGCTGCTGCACGCCGTTGCTGCTCCTGCGTGACGAGCGCCTCGAGGTGACCCAGCACGGCCGCGGTCCGAGAGGTGGGCTCAAGCAGGCGTACGTTCGCCAGGGCGGGCAGATAGACCCTGGAGCCTAGGATCTGGCCGTACAACTCGTCCGGATCCAGCGCGGGCAGCAGGTCTGCGGCCTCGCTGCGATGCTCGTCCGTGGCGTCCAGGCGGCCAAGCAGCGTGACGCATCGCCAGTAGAGACCGCTATTGTCAGGCATGGTTTACCCCTTCCCAGTTCGGTGAGTGCAGCAGGTAGCCGTCGATACGTCCGGCGCCGATCAGGGTGTCCGCATCGTCCTCGCTCAGGTCGGTGGCCCAGAGCAGCACGGTCATCGCGTGCACGTTGCGTATCCGCTCGGCGAGCGCGGTCCGTTCCACCCGCTGACCGTGATGCCCCATCGGGACGACCACGAAGTCCGCGGTTGCGCGGACCAGCACCGCGTCTTCGGAGCGCCAGCCGACGCAGTCGATCATCACTCCGACCGCCTGACCTGCCTGAGGGCTGCGGTTCGCTAGCCGCTGCCGCAGTACCGGCCAGGAGCCGGTAAGCAGCACACAGGGAGTCGATGACGGCTCAGCTTCGGTGGGGGGCACGATGTGCCCGATCGGGAGCGGTCCGGCCCCGGACGTGGTGGCCCGCGAGGAGTACAGGACCAGACCTGCAGGTGTCGTGCCCGGCGGATGCGGGCCGTCGGGCCGGATGACCGCGAGCCGGGTAGGCATGGTCAAGTGCCCGATGCGCAAGGGCTGTAGTCGGGGGGCGTCGTGGTCCGGCCGAGGCGCGGGCGCCGCCCGGGGGTCGGTGCGGACGCTGGCGAGCACCTTGGCGGTGAATGCTGGATCACGACGTCGCAGCCATCTCCAGGTGTTGACGTCCCGACGGGTGCGGAGCGCGAAGGCGAGCTGGTGGGCGGGGAGCCGAATGTGCCGGTCAATGTCCTCGAACCACTGCCTGCTGCTGTCCGCGTCGGTCTGCATCGCCTCGATTGCTGGACGACGCACGGACTCGTAACGCTTCAGAGCGGCCACGCTCGGAGTGTCATCAAGGGACTCGGCGAGGGCGTCGGCGTCCTCGATGGCTAGACGCGTACCGGAACCCACCGAGAAGTGTGTGGTGTGCGCGGCGTCGCCGATGAGGACCTGACGGCCAGTGTGCCATCTCCGGTTGGCGACAGTCCGGAAGGAGCGCCATGGGAACGTGCTGCACTGCAGCCGTACCCCGTGCAACTGGTCAGCGAACAATGCGGTTAGCTGCGTCTCTGCGACGCGGCGGTCCAGGCGGTTGAGACCGGCCGCTCTGAGGGTGCGGGATGTAGCCTCGACGACGACCGCGCTGTGCTTCGGCCCGTACGGGTAGACGTGGGCGACGAACGCTCCGTGCGGCGTCCTGCGGAACCAGAATCCGGGCGTGAGAGCGGCGTCCGTTCGCATCCAGAGGTATTGCGTGAGTCCATCGCTGAGCGTGGTCGCGTGCTCTGCCTCGCGTGCCTGGCGGACCCGGCTGCCAGCTCCATCTGCGCCGACGAGGAGGTCCTCGCGGCCCAGTCGCATGCTGGGATCCCAGGGCCTGGTGTGGACTTTGGCGCCCAGGTTGCAGGCCCGACCGCGCAGGACGTCGAGCAGGCGCTGCCGTTCGATGCCCAGGATCACGTGTCCCCCGGTGATCAACTCGTGGTCGCCGACCTGGAGTCGCACGGTGTCCCAGATCTGCGCGACCGAGCGGATCTGCTCGGCACTGATGGGGTCTCGCACTGCAAGGGCTTCGACGAATTCGGAGTCCAGGACGATGCCGACTCCGCCAGCGGCCGGAGCATCGTAGACCTCAACGTCCAGACCGGACCCGCCGCGCAGCAGGTTCACGGCCAGGGCGAAGCCGGCAGGGCCGCCGCCGACGATGACGCAGCGTCGGAAGGTCACCGGACACGCACCAGATCGGGAGCGAAGAGAGACGAATTTTTGAGCAGGTCTGCGAGGCGGGTGCCAGCGCCTGGACTGGCACCAGTGAAACTCGCCCGTAGGGAAGGACCATCGGCAAGGAAGTCCGCACCAGGGCTTAGCTTGATCGAATGCTCGGCAAGGTGGCGCAGTGCAGTCTCCTCGTCGACGTTGGGACGGGGACGGATCAGCACGTGCGGACCGGGAGCCGTGCCGAGCCCAAGGCGCTCGTGGAATCGAGTGGCGGCGGTGAGCGTTGGCGCCACTGTCGCGTCGATGAGGCCGTCCAGGCCGCCGCGACGCAGGAAGAGCCCCCAGGCTCGCTGCCACACTGGGGAGGGCGTGGTGCCGAGCATCTCCGCAGTGGCCCGGCCGAAAAAGTCGGCGCTGTCCACCCAGCCGAGGCGTACACCGTGGCCGGTTAACTTGTGCAGGGTGCCGAGGCGGTCCGCTCCTGGGACGGGTGGCTCTGCGCCGAACCAACGGTAGGCCTCGTTGACGATCACCCGGTGGCCGGAAGTGGTCAGCCGCGTCAGCGTATCCCGCTCGCCGACCGTCAGGGTCCGGCCGTCGGGGTTGCGAAACGGCGAGGTCAGCCAGAGGGTCGAGGCCGGCGGACGCCGGAGCAACTCGTCCCAGGAGTGCAGGGACACGTCCGCCCCGGCCGCGCGCAGGGTGTGCAGCACGCCTGGAAAGGTCGGCCGCTCAAGGGCGATGCGGCGCTTGGTGCGGGCATAGGTGAGGGCGGTTGCCCGAACGCCCGCCGTGATGGTCAGCCGTTCTGGATCCGTCCCGAGTAGGCAGCCGAGTTCCTCTCGAAGCACCTCGTCGCCCTGGGGAGCGGGCTGTTGCCACAGCGTCACCGTGCGGGCTGCGGCATCCATCGCCTCCGCGAACACATCCCGGGCGCTGCGAGGCCAGCGCGGCGGGGGCCCGCTCAGGTCGGCGGTCACAGCGGCCGAGCGGCGACGGGGGCGAACACCGCGCCCGTGGTCAGCACGGCGTCCTCCCAGGGGTCGAGTCGTAGGCCGTGCCAGGCCAGGACCCGTCGGACGGTGTGCAGGTCGGCGGCCGGAGCACAGCCGTCGAAGGCCATGCCCAGGACGGTGGCCGCCTCCGGGGGATGTACCTGTTCCGCGCTCAGCGCATCCTCCAGGAGCTTGCCTGAGAGCGGATCGCCGATCGTTGCGTCACGCACCAGCCGGTCGGCGAGTGTCCTAGCGGCGGGGGACAGCTGAGCCCAGACGGCGGCCGTCAGCCGCGTACGGACACCGCCGAGCACCGCGGCGTGGTCCCTGTACTCGCGAGGGCCGAACTCTAGAAGCTGCAGGACCGGTTCGACGTCACTGCTGCAGTAGAGCGTCGGGTCGGTACCACCGGACAGGACGGGGCATTCGGCGGCAGCGGCCTGCGGGCTGTCGGAGGTGTGCACGAGGTTGAGGACTTTGTTAGTCGCGCCGAGGTCGTGCCGTATGGTCCCAGGCCGGGCGTGTGACGGTTCGGCGTCGCCCTTGAGATCCTTGGCCTGCGCGTAGAAGTCGTCCGCGGACCTGCCGAGCTGGTCGGCTAACACGATCATCAGCGCCGGTCCCAGGCGGAAAAGCGCATCCAATGCCCGGTACCGGTACACCTTGTCTGCGGTCAGCTGCTGGAGCTCGCTCATCCGGTCGATCCGGTCCGGAGTTACGGTGGCGAGGCGCCAGCCCACCGGCTCCAAGCCGATCTCGGCGAAGCGGCGCAGCACGTCGCGGACCAGCCGTCGGACGATGCAGTCTGGGCTGACCATCACGAAGACCCGGTCTTTCCAGCTTGTGGGGTCATCCAGCATGGGTCACCCCGCTTGCCACCGCGGTGCTCTGCTCTCCGGCGTTGAGCCGGAGGCCGGCGGCCCACACAGGATCCTTGCGACAGCCCCGCCGGACCTTTGCGTCCCAGGAACCGAAGCCGTAGTGGATGCGGCGTATCCCGGCCATGGGGGCGCGCGCCGCCGGATGGTAGAAGCCCGTGCTGAAGTAACTGAAGCGCGACAGCCCGCCGACGTAGTCGGTGCCGGTCAGCACTGCGCTCCAGTCGGCGCTCTCGCGGACGAACAGCATGAAGTTGACCAGACGTCCCTGCGAGCGGGCTGATACGAGCAGCGTCTCCTCGGGGGCGAAGCGTTCCCGGATCTCCGCGATCATACGTCTCTCCTTCTCCGGTCGAGGTGTCCCGCCGTACTTGGCCACCAAGGCGCAGCGTAGATCGGCCAGTTCGCTGGCAGCCTGAGCGAGGTCTTCCTCGGCGACCATGACCTGTTGCTCCGCCAGATGCCGCTGTTCGCGGCGGATCGCGGTCCGCCTCTTGTAGCTGTGTGCGGCCAGGTACCCGTCGAAGTCGGCCCATGTGATGTCCAGTACGCAGGAGGAGGCAAGAGGGACGACCGCCGCGCCCGCCGACGCCAGCGCCCGCAGCAGCGGCTGTGCCGCACTAGTCAGGTACAGGAAGGACAGAGCGGCTAGTCCTTTGTCGGCGGCCCAGTCAAGGAGAGCGGCGACGAACCGATCGAGTGTCTTCGGATCGCGCGCCAGCGGACCGACGGGCCGGGTGTGCCAGTTCGGGTGCATCATCATCAGACCGGGCAACACGTCCGAGGTCTGCAGGCCAGCCCACGGGTGAGGGCCCTCGGCGATCAGTCCGACGTCGGTGCACCCGCCGGACAGGATCGCGAAGGGGTCGGAACGACGGTTGGCCGGCGGGTCGTCGAGGACCGTGCCGCCGAGCGCCACCAGCGTATCGTCGCCATCACAGAGAGCGAACGTGCGGAATGCGCTGCCGAAGCGGGCGATGCCCAGCCGCATCGACCTCTCGGACGTGCCGACCCGGTCATCGCCCACCCAGCGGTCCCAGTCGGACGGGATTCCCGGCCACACCTGCAATCGGGTTGTCATGGCTTCCTCCGTCCTGCACGCTGGCGGCGAAGCGGCGCGCAAGCACGTCGGTGGCGAGCGTGGTGCTGGCGCGCGCGCCCGTTGAGGGACTGTTCTCGGCGATACGGACGTGCAGCAGCACCGGGCCGCGAGAGCGCAGGATCGGTTCCGCCGCTTGCAGCTCCTTGGCCGTGCCGACCGACACCGCGTGCAGGTATCCGCACGCCTTGGCGACTTCGGAAAACTGTGTGGAGGCGGCGCTGGTGATCTGGCCGCCGGTCGACTCGTACCGTCCGTTGTCTAGAACCACGTGCACCAGATTGGGCAGCTTGAGGTGGCCGACCGTCGACATCGCCCCCAAGTGCATGAGAGCGCTGCCATCTCCGTCGAGGGCCACCACACGGAGCTCCGGTCGGCGCAGTGCCACCCCCGCCGCAACCGAGATGGCATGCCCCATCGCGCCTTGGAGATAGAGGTTCCCAGGCTGGTCGCATTGAGCAAACAGATCGCGGGAGATATAGCCGGTACTGCTGACGAAGCGGGCGTCTGGGAACAGCCGGCCGAGCCCGGTTATGGCATCCCCGCGCTGCAGTGACCGTGTCTCAGAAGCGTTTCGGGGGTGCGGCTTGTCTCCCGGGATGCGGCTTGGGACGAGGATAAAACTCGGGAGCCCAATGCGCCGCTCCTCCTGGATTCTCATCAGCATCTGCTCGAGATCTGTCGCCGTGCCCGGCAAGAGGTAGTGGGGCAGACCCAGTTGTTCCAGCAGAGGGATGGTCGTGCGGCCCATTACCTCATGTTGGGGCTCACCGGCGTCGGCGGTCGGCCAGCCCCGCATAGTCATGAAGGTAAGAACAGGGATGCGATAGGGCAGCGCCAGTGAGGTGAGCGGATTGACGAGGTTGCCGAAGCCGGAGTTCTGCACAAACAGTGCCGCCTCGTCACCCGCCAGCATCATGCCCACGACCGTCGAGAACCCGGCTCCTTCATGGACCGCAGGCACGTAGGAGAAGCGGGTGTCGTCGGCTACGCGGTCGTATACCCGGGAGAGATAGGAGCAGGGCACACCACAGAGCTGATGGCATCCGATCCCGTCCAGTGCGTCGAGCAACTCCTCCGCCGTGATCACGCGGGGCCACCCGTCTCTGGTGCAATGCGGCGGAGGCCGACCGACGCTGCAGGCTTCGCCTGCCGCAGATCGTCCGGCCGGTGTGCCCCGAGTACCGTCATGATTTCAGCGGTGCCGTGGATGAAGTCCTGCAATACACCTGTGATGGATGCGGCGCCACCCGCCGCAAGGGCGTCGAGCACGGGCCGTCCCAGGAGTACCGCACGGGCGCCGAGCGAGAGTGCGACGGCAACGTCTGCCGGACGGCGGACGCCGGAGTCCAAGTAGACCGGCCCAGCGCCTGCGACGGCCGCGACCACGGCGGGTAGCGCCTCGATGCTGGTTATTGACCGTTCGAACTGCCGGCCACCGTGGTTGGAGACCACGACACCGGCGGCGCCGACGTCCATGGCGTGTAGCGCGTCGGCAGGATGCAGGATTCCCTTGACCAGGACGGGCAGCCGGGTGCCAGCAATCAGCGCAGCCACGTCAGCCCAGGTGGTATCGGGATTCGGGAACACCTCGTCGAGTATCTCGCGGGGGGAGCAGCCGGTCTCGGCGGCCATATTCCGTACAGGCGCGCTGTTGACCAACGCGGGCGGGGCTGCGGCGAATCGCTCGAAGCGGTGCGCGAGGTCGCGCGGCCGGTGGCCGACCGCAGGGACGTCGACGGTGACCACGATCGCCTGGAAGCCGAGGTCTTCGGCCTCGTCGATCAGATGCTGGTTCAGCGCCGCGTTGCGTGTCAGATAGACCTGGCGCCACCGCAGCCCGTCTCCTGCAGCCGCGACGACTTCGGCCGCCGAGGCGGAGGAAAACGTGGACAGGCAGAAGCCGAGGCCTGCGGCGGCGGCCGCGGCTGCAGCTGCGGCCTCGGCGCGTGGGTGGAGCAGCCCTTGAAGACCCATCGGTGCGACGAGCACCGGCGCCACGATCGTCCCGCCGGTCACAGCGGTGGTCGGGTCGCCTGATGCACCCGTCAGGACGCGCGGTACCAGCATCGCCGTAGTGAAGCCCTCTTGGTTGCGAATCATGGTCGACTCGTCGCCAGCGGCGCCGAAGCAGTAGTCGAGCGCGGCCGGGTGCGGCACCGGGGCGGTGGGCCGGGCGGCAGGGGGCGGCTGCGTCGCATTGGTGGC includes:
- a CDS encoding alpha-hydroxy acid oxidase encodes the protein MNDAATNATQPPPAARPTAPVPHPAALDYCFGAAGDESTMIRNQEGFTTAMLVPRVLTGASGDPTTAVTGGTIVAPVLVAPMGLQGLLHPRAEAAAAAAAAAAGLGFCLSTFSSASAAEVVAAAGDGLRWRQVYLTRNAALNQHLIDEAEDLGFQAIVVTVDVPAVGHRPRDLAHRFERFAAAPPALVNSAPVRNMAAETGCSPREILDEVFPNPDTTWADVAALIAGTRLPVLVKGILHPADALHAMDVGAAGVVVSNHGGRQFERSITSIEALPAVVAAVAGAGPVYLDSGVRRPADVAVALSLGARAVLLGRPVLDALAAGGAASITGVLQDFIHGTAEIMTVLGAHRPDDLRQAKPAASVGLRRIAPETGGPA